From the genome of Phoenix dactylifera cultivar Barhee BC4 chromosome 5, palm_55x_up_171113_PBpolish2nd_filt_p, whole genome shotgun sequence:
TGTTCCGATTTTAGTAATGTATACCTGATCCTAcgagatggagtagagagagaacaagatgacttctttttacaagatgattacctCTTTCGCTCTGACCGGTTGTGTATTCTCCGAACCTCCTTGAGAGATTTCCTAGTATGGGAAATACACGCTGGAGGACTGTCTGGGCATTTCGGAAGAGACAAAATCATTAAAATGGTGGAAAGACGTTTCTTCTggccgagtctcaagagagacgtgGCCAAAATTGTCGGTCAGTGTCGCACATGTCAACTAGCCAAGCAACGTAAATGAATTTTGTGATAGGGCTTCCACGTACCTCGACCAAACACGATGTCATTTTTGTAGTGGACCGAttctctaaaatggctcattttcttCCATGTTTCAAGACTTCCGATGCTTCTAGGATTGCGAAACTCTATTTTGACGAAGTCGTTAGACTCCATGGCCTCCCAAAATTTATTGTGTCCGATAGGAATGTTAAATttatgagctatttttggaaaacgcTATGGCACATGATGGataccaaattaaaattttcctctgcctatcatccccaaactgatggccagacagaagttgtcaaccgaagtctaggAAATCTTTTAAGATGTTTGGTAGGTGAGCATGCTAGGACTTGGGATCTCGTGTTACCAACcgccgagtttgcatataatagttcggtcaataggaccttaggcatgagtcctttcgaagtggtgaatggatataaacctaggcaacccatagacttgatttccatgtctcatcaacatagagtctctgagtctgcacaatcatttgcttcacacttgcattcattgcatcaggagatcagcaaacatattcactctaataacttaaaatataaatcacttgctgatttgcacagacgttataaagaattGAATGTAGGTGATTATgtcatggtaagaattagacctgaacgactcCCTTCGGAaacgttcaaaaagttgcaatctcgtagtgcgggaccgttcaaagtcctaaagaaaatcagttcgaatgcttatgttgtagatcttcctgaagactatgggattagtgcgacatttaatattgaagatttagtcccatacaagaagtcaacattcattccttctgacccttttgttggTACATCCACTGTTGTTGATCATCCTGATTCAGCACCTGCtattgagcctccacctccacagtttcatgcatgcagagaacacatagaacatatattagatgagcccAGGAGAGAaagctaccaacgttaccttgttcggtggaaaggtcgacccgaaTCAGATGTGATGTGGATTTCATGAgccgagttgcagcgccttgaccctgatcttctggagcagtacgacagccggccagatctgaactcgacggggtcgagttttttctacccggaaggagttgatggggacatcagctagggaCCATTTTATTTGCACATTTGTTTTATTCtaggcttgtttgcattttagggttcATTTATGTATTTTGGGTTTATTGGGAATTATtcttgtgtaagggggtttattttaattgttcttattggGCCCTATTTATAAGGAACTTTGATGGTAATTAGGGTTAATGAAAGTTTAATAATTTTCCCCCAcgtcttcctctcctctcttcctcctcctctttcccctcttttcttcctcttcctcattCTTTTATCTCTCTTCTTCTATTTCATCTTAAAGCTACAACGTACTGTAAGCTCAATAGTACATTCTCATCACTATAGCCATTTCTCCCTCCCGGTTCGGCATCATTGAGCCTTttgatgtccattttctttcttGATAAATATGTAAGAGGTGTTCCAATGGCTACCATTTGCATAAATTACAATCAAAGGATTTTAGCAaccaaataaaattaatatttggcacATATATATAGTTGTTTAGTCATTTGTTTATCATTTCGCCCCTTTTCCACGGAAGTTTTGCAATATGGACCTGTTCATACTGTGTTGTATCATCGTGGTTTTTCCTACTCTTATGTTCATGTTTCAGTTTGATATTCTTGTGTCATTTACGTGTGTTGGTAGAAGTATAAACCCAAGTCATCTGTGTGCATTTTCTATTTATGGCAgcggttcatgagtgatgccaATATTCACTTTTCCTAATTTATCTATGGAAATAGATCATGCGTGATCCTATGTGTTTCCTATAAGTCTTGAATTGTAATGTTAGGTGTTATTTTCTATTGGAAGATCATAACTTTATCAGAACAGCAAGTCTTAGTCTGTGTAATCTTATTTGTTGGTGGTTTATTACATTTAACCTGCAATAATGTTTTGTGGTTTTGATTGGCAAAGTTTTGGAATTCCTTCGCTGTTTCTTAGGAAAGGTTGGTAGCAACAGTTGGgagcatcttcttcatcttttagATAAGGGTCTGGAACTTTCATGTAATCTAAAGTTGGATTACAAGTTGCAGCataatttctatcttttcttttcattccatTTTCACTTGTTTTTGGACATGTCCATATGCAGTAAATAGAGAAGTTCAGGATCTGATATTCTTTGTGATTTATGTAATTGAATAGCATTTTGAACTTCAAAAAGTTTTGTTTCGAGTGATGTATTTTATCCTTTATTGGGTAAATCGTCatgctttttccttcttctggtCTAAGATGAAGTGTCCTATAGAAAAAAGAACATGCATGCAACCTCTTTTTAGTGCAATGCCAGTTTTCTTTCATAATATGAGTACATTTCTAGTGCCCCTGGAATGTGTCTGCAATTTAACGCATCAACTTTGGCTATAACATGATTGTACAATAAATCTGAAAATTGCCACTTCCATTGGCTTCTATATCTCCTACTCTTTCTTATATTGAAGCAAGTCACTTACGTGTTAACATTTAGATTTTGCAAGTGACTCTGGTTCACTGATACAATAACATATTTGACAATTAAGATTATTAGAGAAATAGTGAACTTACTGAATCATCTTTGATGTTTGAGTTTTCATTCAGAGtccattatatatttttaaataggaCTGGTTTTCTCGTACAAGTCTCCTTTTAAGGCATAATTGCTAGTTTACAGTTTTGTGTTCACatgatttttatttaataaataatccAAATAAACTGCAATTTGAAGATTACCTAAAGTTCTATAATCCATGATATTAACTGAGCATCGTTTTGGTATGTGATGTTAGTTTTCTCTAGGCCTTCTTTTTCACTATTTTACCATAGCAAGAGATAATTTGCAATAggcatttcttttttaaaaaatcatttccatggtggttttttttttttttgtcaaaccgTGTATTCCTCATTGCATTTACTTGGGGTTGCTTAGCATTCTAGCTATACATTCGGCTGGTGGTTCTTTGGTTTACATATTCCAGTCTATTGGCCTCGTTTGCTAACTCATGATTGAAGTTCAGGATACTAGTCTAACAATAAATATTGGCTACTAGATCCTGTTATTTTCTTCAAATGTTGTCATGATGTCATGTAATGTATAACGAACTTACATGAGTTGATTCTTTTGTCAAAGTTCGCAACATCATGTCATGTAATGTATCAGGAGCTTCCGTAAGTTGATTCTTTTGTCAAAGTGCATAAGAGTTCTTGAAAACAAATACCCATTCCAATATTTAATTCTTCTGATGATGAATTTTACTACATGATTAAATGTGAGAAGTGTTTGAAGGAAATTCGGTACAAGCTGGTCATTGAAATATGAGTTCCAATTTCAGATATTTAGAATGACAAATTAGAGCTTTTAAAAATGACAAAAGTCACAAGAGTCCAATAATGATAAGCTATTGCTCAACATATTTTAATAGTCAAACATGGTCCACTTTGTTGCTTTTAAGTCATGGAAAGTAATTCTGGATCACATTTTAATTGAAGCAAGGTTTGAAATACTGAGTAGTTGCGGCTTGTACCTAATGATACATACTCTGTTGAGGCCTTCTCAATACAGGGAGCCTCGATTCAGTACAGGGAGGCTTGATTCGAGCAAAAACCATCCAAACCGCCCCCAAGTCGCTCGAACTAGGGGTAGATCAAGCATTTTAGGGATGGATTGAGGTCGGTTTTCCTGAACCAATCTCGGACTGCTCCGGAACCAAGCAGTATACTTGGATACCACTCAGGAAGTGGATTGAAGGGTGGTTTTCCCTTGTTTGCAACCATTTCAAGGTAAAAATAAGAGAAGAAGGGACAAGCTGCTATAGGGATTTTTCACATTGTATTGACCAATTTGAAGTCATAAGCTAGAAATTAATTCTAGCCAGGTAATGTATTCCAtgcaattattttaaaaatttcattgACTATCCAACCTCTAATCCATGACATCGGCAAAAAATTAGGTGAAAACTCCACTTGATCAAGATAATCGGATTCATTACCTTGAGCATAAATCCAAGATAAAAAATAACCAAATTGGGATTAATTTTAGCACATTTCTTTTAAATGTATGCTAGGTACATGATGCCATGTGATATTTCAGCACGTTTAGGACTTCAATACACATAAAACATTGTCTAAAGCAATCAACTTGATATTCCCACATTTTCCTTATAAAACATCACactttgaaaagaaaatatgataaaaaaatccaaaatcagAGTTTGAAGGCCAAAGAAGGCCATACTGAGGATGTTTTGAGCATGTGTATGCATACGTATCTTTGTTAGTGCTATGGCATGTGCCATACCAACCCTTGGTCAAAATGGTATCAATTCTTGGTATTTCAAACATTGAATTGAAGATGGAGCTAAATAGTAGTATCTCTAAGTGGAAACCTAGTTAATTATATGTGTTACGTTAGACAAGTGGTGTTTTTCCCCTTTTAGCATGTACCTTGTATTGCTTTATAGGAGCACTATCTTTGACCAGTTTAGTGGGCTACTTCATTTATCGCCTGAGTGGATTCTACATACTAGAAGCTGTTATATAGTTATTTGGTGCATTTAAGATAGTCTATGTGTCAACTTGCATGCAGCAAATGGGTGTGCACAACTTCTGGTTCATAATTCTTAAGAAGCTTACTACTGTAATTGGTATCATTTCCGTATTACATAATAATGTTAAAATTATTGCTGATGCAGCCAGTGTTTTCTTGCATTTCATTGAAGTTGCCTTTCGTGCGATGTTTCCTTCACTTGCATGGATTTTGTTTGTTATCTTATTTGTCTAGCGAAAAAGCATGGTCTTGTGAAAGGGCAGGGCCAGGACGTTCTTTTATTTTACTTTATATTTTTGTGTGAGCAATGAATGATCAATGAGCATAATAAGATTTTCAGTTGACAACTATAATTTTGCCATGAAACTTTACCATGTATTGTCACAAATATTTGCTTGTATGTAACTAGTTACGAGCATCGATTGATAAATATTCAGGTGTTAGTTCTTAGAATGGAGACAATTTATAGTCGACTGTTCTCTTAGTGGAGATAATTTGCAATACGCGTGTCCTCCATAAATTCTACGATTCACTGTGGATAGTCAATCATAAAAACACTGCAACCCTTGAAGAGGAAAGGATGAGTTACTTTGTGTATGCTGATTAGTTGGCCAGTGGTGAGAGATGCCTCTGGCAAGCCTTCGTCTAGGTCATTATCCAAAGAATGGAATTTGCTGCCGAAGTTATTGAATAGATTGATGACTTGGTGAGCTTCTTGGTGGAAGCAGAACACCTAGTTCTCTATTCAGTTTTATGATTTTGGTTCATAGACATGCTAAAACTCTTGAGTAGCTTCTCTTTGAGGCTGCTATAATccaagatatttttattatgcATTTTAAGGAGAAACAGGTTATGATGTCTGTGTTATTTTGTTAGCAATTAGTATCTACACCTCTGTCCTACTACCTTAAGTAATGAAAGTATAAGCTATGCATTTGCATCCAGTCCTGCAAAGGGGAACGTACAAAGTCACAGTTATTTactttgcaatttttctatctgCTTTTTATGGTTTTGGATGCTTTTCACGCTTGCAAATTTTCTGCCTTTTAGATATTATGCATGTTCTGCTGCCTCATTTGCTTCAAAACATGGATATAGAAGCTTTTTTCCCCAACAATAGATCTAGGTGACTTATTATGTCTACATATTGctttggaagaaagaaaaaaaaaccctttctataaaaatatcacCATTTGTGGAAGAAAAATAATGTTTTCTTCTCTGCTGTAGGTACAATCTGAGGACCTATATTGTTGCTTTGTATGAATTGGCGTGTTTTCACCTTTCCATTTGTACGATCAGCCTTAGAAGTCTTGTTATTTTAGGTTAGAAATTCTGAATGAGTTTCGTGTTGCCTAAAGTCTGGATTGTCTAGCTACCGTTGCTTAGGTACTTGTGCACTCTAAGAGATTGGGGTACCATCAGAACTAGAAAACTAGAGGATTTTCAACATTTTCCTTCGATATAGGACCATATATAGGCTATGCACGTCTAACATCTTGTTAGCAGTTTGCTTTTACCACTATATTTCCTTCTGGATCTTTGTACTTCCCTGAACATTTGTGATGTTTGCTTGACTTAGATTCTAATACTGAATAGTTCATGAAACAATAACACATTTCATTTAGGATTTTCAATGTCAATTGTGATGCTTACCATTAGCTAGAACATCAAACTTTAGGTGCTGTCATCAGATATTTCATCTCTAGTTGGTTGTTCATGTCTCCATTCATTATCTTTATtggttttcttcctcttctattATGCACTTTCTTCATGATAAAGCTAAATGACTGACAAGTAGCTTGCTTCAgttgtttatttatatatacacGCATATATATGGTTAAAAATGTTTCGTTCCaattttctttgttttaattctagtttattttttcttcaagtAAATACCGATGTTAAATGCTGTGCTTATTTTTTCAGGGTCACCTTGCTCACTGTCATCTCTGGCACGATCTTTACTTGGATATACCCTTTTGGGAAGTTGTAAATTACTGCAAATAAGCAGGTTTCGTGGAAACAAGTCTGTTGCAAAAGATTAATCAGTGGTTACTGTTCACTTTTGTAAAAAATGGAAGGGACGAACGAAAAGGTGTTGGGTAAAAGTGGAAGAATTTTAGGCAATATAAAAAGGAAGCGAGATTCTGCTGCATATTTAACTGATGCTGGCCATGTTTTGGCGCATCAGCCTATTGCAGATCAATCCGCTGTCAGATGCTATGATGCGATAGAATGTAAATTGGGCTCCAGCTGTAATTCGGAGATGTGTATTGTTAAAAACTATCGCAACTTTATGAGGAGTGGATTACCACAGCGAATGCTGTCTTACCAGGATGGTGAATGGAAAGATTTTCCTGAGAATATCATCAGTCTGGTCTGTGAAGATTTCCGGTTAAAGAAGGCAATTACCGAAGCAATGTTTCAGAACCAGCAATTGTTGTTAGACTTTGTCCACATGGTTTGTGTTGACTTGAAAACAGGCCTGCAGAAGCCTATTGCTTGGATTGATGAACATGGTAAATGCTTTTTTCCAGAATGGCATCCTGAATTTTATGCATTAAATGGATGTTATCATTCTAGCAAAGGGAAACATGTTCATATGAGTTGTGAGCCAAATGGAACACGTGAAACTAATGCGCATATTGAGATTTCTGTGAGTGCTGCTGAAAGCTCCAATTCAGGACCTGATGATGAGGTAGTGTCTAATGTCAAGAGAGTTAAGAGTGAAAATATTTTTGCCAGTAACCAGAATATGTATGCCGAAGTCAATGAAACAGTCGGAGAAAATGAGCCGTGTTCTTTTGTCCCTCCGAAGGTCTCTGGTCTTGGAACTTTGCAGGGAAAGTTGAAGAAACCTGTTGATGCTCCTCGTGTCAATAATGCTGTGCAAGATATGTTACTCCAGGGTTTGGGTCCCTTTATTGATGCAAAGGACATTCTTGGTATCTTCAGAACCCCTTTGAAAGATAATTTGGGGCAGATCCGCTTTAATCTTTTTCAAAAGCAGGTTGAGATAACTAAGAATTTCCGCGGCAACGCAAATGTCCGTTATGCCTGGCTTTCTTCTTCTAGGGATGCTGTGGAAGATATGATTTTGCGGGGGATTATGAGGATAAAGAAGCCTGTGCATGGACCCGTATATGGCATTGGCACTCACCTTGCACCAGCGAATTGCTCCAATATCTGGTACGGCTTTATTCAACTTTTATTTTGGTTTTATTTCTATGCTATTCGAATAGCATGTAATTGTGTTACAGGTAGAACTGTCAACATCAATAATTCTGAACCTATTACCTTCCACCATAT
Proteins encoded in this window:
- the LOC103717107 gene encoding probable inactive poly [ADP-ribose] polymerase SRO1 is translated as MEGTNEKVLGKSGRILGNIKRKRDSAAYLTDAGHVLAHQPIADQSAVRCYDAIECKLGSSCNSEMCIVKNYRNFMRSGLPQRMLSYQDGEWKDFPENIISLVCEDFRLKKAITEAMFQNQQLLLDFVHMVCVDLKTGLQKPIAWIDEHGKCFFPEWHPEFYALNGCYHSSKGKHVHMSCEPNGTRETNAHIEISVSAAESSNSGPDDEVVSNVKRVKSENIFASNQNMYAEVNETVGENEPCSFVPPKVSGLGTLQGKLKKPVDAPRVNNAVQDMLLQGLGPFIDAKDILGIFRTPLKDNLGQIRFNLFQKQVEITKNFRGNANVRYAWLSSSRDAVEDMILRGIMRIKKPVHGPVYGIGTHLAPANCSNICASYSDVDENDVVHMMLCRVIMGNVEVIHPGSKQYQPSNENFDSGVDDLQKPKHYVIWDMHVNTHIYPEYIVAFKVPSRARECLVGKESISNASAVTNLSPPESLLQDRNPQPPPALGNQSQAPMFGRAPRTPTSPWMPFSMLFAAISTKVSPQDMDSVNTHYEEFKKRKISRIDLIKKLRQIIGDKLLISTIMRLQHKLPPMARHEPPRSWAGKLQMKP